A segment of the Bacillus pseudomycoides genome:
CCGATGGGGATTCCAATTCCGCATACAGCGCTGCTACCTAAAAATCGGAAACGGGTTACAAAAGGGCTCATTTCTACACTGGAAAATGAGTGGCTAACGAAGGAAAGTATAACAAGCAAAGTGAAAGAAATGCAATTAGCGCAAATGGTGTTACAGATTGCTGAAAGAGAGATGCAATCTGATGCTGTGAAAAAAAGTATTGTTACGATTGCTGAAAAAGCGATTCTTCAAATTGATACCGAAAAGTTAGCTACTGTCATTGAAAAAGAATTAAAAACGTATTTGTATACGATAAATACAGGAAATATACTAAAGGTCCTTATTGATCAATTAGTTGTACAAGAATACGATGAAAAAACATTTGATTATATGTTGGTGAAAGCGAAGGAATGGACGGCTCAAGACGAGGCTAGTTATCAGCTTGGGAGTTTAGGGATGAAAGCAATGGAAAATATTAAAGTGGATGGATTTTTGCAGTTTACGCTTAAATCGTTCATGAATATTGTAGATGAAGAAAAAATCGGAAACATTTTGCAGAAGTTTGTGATTAGTAATATTAGTAGTTTACAAAATCCTGATAATAGTACAAGGCAGCTTATATTAATGAAAATTCGTCAAGAACTTATCAATGTTAAGGAAAATGAAGCAGTATTACAAGAACTAGAGAAGTGGAAAGATAACTGGATTGCAAATTGGGCTGCTGCTGAGAAAATAAAAGAAATGCTAGGACAAGTACAAGAAAGAGCGGCGGCTTTTGTTAAACACGAAGAATTTACAGATAAATATCTTCTACCGTTCTTAACAAAGCAGATGAATAAGATAAAAGAAGATCCAGCAACTGTTCAAAAAATGGAAGACTGGTTGCAAAAGCAAATTGTAAACCTTGTTGAAAACAATCATTCTAAGATTGGAAAGCTCGTACAAGAAAATCTTGATAAGTTAGATGATAAAACGCTAATTGAGATGATTGAAAATAACGTCGGTAAAGATTTGCAGTGGATTCGAGTGAATGGTGCTGTTTGTGGTTTTATGATTGGGTTGGTTTTGGAAGGAATTAAAGCGCTTATATAGAAAAAAACCTTCCACGTGATATGAAATGTGGAAGGTTTTTTAGTAATTGAAGAAGTTTCCTCCTTCCAATGTTTTTTGATCCATTTTCTTGCTCTATAAAGCTTCATTTCGACTGTTTTGACTTCAGTATTTTGTTGAGCAGCAATTTCTTGATAACTTTTTTCTTCTAAGTAATGTGCGAGAACGACATCACGATAATTCTCTGGAAGTTCTCTTAGTTTTTGAGCAATCAGCAATTTTTGCTCTTTCCTCAGTAACAATGCCTCAATATTATGAGAGGATTTTATATCTTCCTGAGTTTCGTTTGATAAGGAGAGCTCTACTTTTTCCCTTTCTTTCTTTCTCTTATAATCAATGGCATGATTTGTAGCAATCCGTGCCATCCACGTTTTTAATCCGCGGAATTGATAGTTAGGGAGAGAGGCGTGAATCTTTACGAATACTTCTTGTGTGATATCTTGTGCATCTTCCTCATGTCTTAAAATAGAAAAAATAACTTGGAAAATATAATGACGATATGTTTGTACAAGGATAAGAAAAGCATGTTCACTTCCTTGTTGTGCTTTTTCAATTAATTGTTTTTCCTCAATGGTTCTCTCCCTCCTTTTTGACGCATTCTATTATATAGACGTAAGAAATGGGAAGTCCCCCTACACATGATGTAAAAAAAGAATAATATATTTTAAGAGAAGAGGCTACTTCAAAAGGTGTGAAAAAATGTTATAGAGAAGTATATAATGAGAAATAGGGAAATGTTACATGGAGAAAGGATGTGAATGTTAGTAGAGGAACTCCTATACTAACAAACATGAAAATAAAAGTATTGATAGCCGATGATAACTCTTTTATTAGAGAAGGCATGAAAATTATTTTAAGTACATACGAAGAATTCGAAGTGCTAGAAACAGTAAATGATGGGCAAGAGGCTCTAGATTATTGCAAAAAACATGATGTAGATATTGCACTTTTAGATGTTCGAATGCCAAATATGAATGGTGTAGAGGCGACGAAGCTAATTTGTGAGGAGACAAAAACAAAGCCGCTTATTTTAACGACATTTGATGATGATCAGTATATTTTGGAGGCAGTAAAAAACGGAGCGAAAGGTTATTTGTTAAAAAATAACGACCCGGAGCGCATTCGTGATGCGATAAAAGGAGTATATAACGGGCAAACTGTTATGCAAGACGTAGTGCTTGATAAAATTAAGTGTAACTTACTGGAAAATAAAGAAGAGGAGTCGAAAATAGATAAGACTCTTTTTACAGAGAGGGAACTTAGTATTATTGCATTAATTGCAAAAGGTTTCTCTAATAAAGAAATTTCAAAACAGCTTTTTATATCAGAAGGAACAATCGCAAATTATATTACGTCTATTTTAGGGAAAACGGGTCTTGAACATCGTACGCAAATTGCGATTTACTATTTAACAGGGAAAGTAGACTGATTTTATGGAGTTTTGGTTAATTGTAAGTAAATTAATTGTCTTCTTATATATAGTGTTCAGTTATATTCACTCAAATGTTACGAACTTACCGTGGGTTATATTTACTTTGCTTTCGTACCTTTGTGTAAACGTGACAATTTCTATTTTAAAAAAAGATGCGTATAAAAAAATATTAATTGGACTATCAATCGGTATTATCGCTTTGTTTACATGGAGGATTCATCCGTTTTTTATTTTGTTTTTACCTTTGAACTTATACGAAATTGTATCTTATTACATAGAAAAGAAATGGCAGATCTTTTTCATTATGATTCTCCCTATCGTTTTTGCGGATGAAAGTGTTCAAATGACATATGGACTCATTACTGCATTTTGTTTTCTTGTTTTAACGATGGCAGACCGTTACATAGTACGATTACTAAAACTTGAAAAGCAAAATGATAAGATGCGAAAAGATATGCAGCGGCTCACAAAAAGTTTAAATGAAAATAAAGAATACATAAGGCAATCAGAATACACATTTAAGTTAGAAGAACGAAATCGATTATCACAAGAAATTCATGATAAAATTGGTCACTCCATGACAGGCGCACTTATTCAAATGGAAGCAGCAAAGAGATTGATGGAAATAGATAAAGTGAAAGCTGCGGAGTTATTGCAAAATGCGATTCATATTTCTAAAGATGGGATTGAAAGTATTAGAATTACCCTTAAAAATATGAAACCACCAACTGAACAAATTGGAATTCATCGTATGAAATTATTCATAGATGAATTTGCGAGTAAGCATGAAATACAAATTCCGTTTGTGTATAAAGGAAATTTAGATACGATTTCTCCAATTCAATGGAAGGTCATTGGGGAAAATGTAACGGAAGCATTAACAAATGCAATGAAATATGCAGAGGCAACCGTTATTTCAATAGATATTCATGTGCTTAACAAGATGGTGAAAGTACAAGTGAAGGATAACGGCAAAGGAGCACCTCGTATGAAGAAAGGACTTGGAATTATTGGGATGGAGGAAAGGACTGCATCTGTGAATGGAACGGTTATTGTAGATGGAACAAGTGGTTTTTCGGTAACGATGTTATTGCCGATTCAATAAAGACATGATTGAGATGAATGATCTCATATGAAAAAAGTGAATATTCTCATGTGAAAAGAATGAACTTCTGCACTGAGCAGGTTCATTCTTTTTGTTTATAATAACAGCAGAGAAACTGAAATAGGGGTGAAATGATGAACGCATTAGAAATAAAAAATTTAACAAAAAAATTTGGTGATTTCATCGCAGTAGATAATATGTCTTTAGCTATTAAAGAAGGAGAGATATTTGGATTTCTAGGATCAAACGGTGCTGGTAAAAGTACAACAATTAATATGATTGCTGGATTGTTAAGAAGTAATGAAGGTGAGATTAGCATACTAGGAAAAAATACAAAGAAACATAATCGTTTTGCGAAAATGAACATTGGAATTGTACCGCAAGATATAGCAATTTATGAGGAGTTAACCACCTATGAAAATGTGAAATTCTTTGCGGGTTTGTATGGATTACGAGGTGCAGAATTAAAAGCGAGAGTAGAGGAAGCACTGCAGTTTGTAGGACTAAGTGATAAACATAAAAGTTATCCAAAGAACTTTTCGGGTGGGATGAAACGAAGACTTAACATTGCTTGTGCCATTGCGCATCATCCGAAGTTAATTATTATGGATGAGCCGACAGTTGGAATTGATCCGCAGTCAAGAAACTATATTCTTCAGTCTGTACGGAAATTAAATGAAATGGGTAGCACCATTATTTATACGAGTCACTACATGGAGGAAGTAGAGGAGATTTGTACGAAAATCGCAATTGTTGATCACGGGAAAATTATTGCAGAAGGTACGAAAGAACAATTGAAAGCTATTATTACAGATACAAAAGATATTTGGATTGAAGTAAAGTCAGTTGAAAATATAGATGTGAACAAATTAAAAGAAATTAGTGGTGTTAAGGCTGTTCAAATAGAAGAAAACGTAATTAAAGTGAATTCTGATACAGGGGTTAACAACTTAAACAAAATCGTTCAGCATTTTATCAATAATGATATAGAAATACGTTCACTTGAAGAGCAAGCACCTAACTTAGAAACAGTATTCTTGACACTGACGGGGAGAAATCTACGGGATAAATAAGATTTACTAGTAAAAAAAAGGAGGTTCATCGATTGAACATCTTCAATATAGCCATAAAGGAAATCAAAAGTGACTTTCGAGATATAAGAACATTAGTTTTTATGTTAGCATTCCCAATAGTACTTATGCTTATTTTGGGAACAGCTTTAACGAATGCATTTAATAGTGACAATCTTTCTATTAAAAATATAAAGGTACTATATAAAGATGAAGCAGATAGTAAGTTCTCACAGTCCTTTGAAGCATTTATAAAAGAAACAAATAAATCGGGAATTCACTTTAAAAAAGTTTCTACGGATGTAGATGGAAAAGAAGAAGTGAAACAAAATAAGTATGCCGGCTATGTAGAAATGAATCAAAACGGCGTGAAGTTATATGAGAGTGATCGGAATAGTATTGAAGGAAGTATCATTGAAGGGATGCTTACTACATTCGTTGATAAGTACAACGTAGCGGTAGAAGTTGCGAAAGTAGATCCAGGGAAAGTTAGTACAGTTATTTCAAATGGAAATCATGATGATTATATAAAAGAGACATCTTTACAAGCTGCTAAGAAACCAGGTTCTATGGACTATTATGCGATTGCGATGACGACAATGATTGCCATGTATGGAGCGATGGGAGCAAGTTATTTGATTCGTGGAGAGCGATTACGAAAAACGGGTGACCGTTTAATTGCCTCACCTGTTAGTAAAGTGGAAATTTTTGTTGGGAAGATACTTGGTAGTCTTGTAGCAAATGCACTTTGTCTTCTTCTCGTCGTTTTCTTTAGTAAATTTGTTTATGGGGCAAATTGGGGTGACCATCTTGGAGTAGTTTTTCTTATTTTACTAACAGAAGTATTCCTTGCAATTAGCTTCGGATTAGGGATCGGATATATTATGAAAACAGGTGAGGCATCTAAAGCGATTATTATGGTTGTTGTACAATTAGCTTCTATTTTTGGAGGTGCATATTTCGTAGTTGAAGAAAATATGATTACAAATTTATCACCATTAACATGGGCGAATACAGCGATTATGAAAATTATTTATGCGAATGAAGTAGGAGCGGCACTTCCGGTAATCTCTTTAAACATTGGAATTTCTGCATTGTTTTTATTAATTGCGATTATCGCATTACGCAGACGGGAGGGGCTATAACATGAAAGATATTTTATGGCTCATACAAAAAACATTATCTGTACTTTTGAAAAATAAAAAAGGATTACTTCTTATTATTGGATTGCCAATAGTAGGGTCATTAATGGCATTTTTAATGTATGGAAATGTAGGGCAAGGTACTATGCATATTGGGATTGTAAACAATGAAAATCATTATATAGCAAATGATACGGTGAAATTTATAGAAGGGTTAAATCATGTAAAAGTGAGTAAAATTAAGGCGTCAGAAATAGAAGAGAAGCTTGCCTCGAAAAAACTTGATGGAGTGATTACGTTAGATTCAGGTTTTTCGCAAAGTGTTCGAGATGGTAAGCCGAGTCATATTCAAATTTCCTCGATTAAAGGTGCTCAAGTAACAGGGTTTATAAGATCGTATTTGTATAATTATATTGATAATATAGCTGCAATTAGTAAAATTGCACAAAAGGATCAAAGTACGTTTG
Coding sequences within it:
- a CDS encoding histidine kinase, which translates into the protein MEFWLIVSKLIVFLYIVFSYIHSNVTNLPWVIFTLLSYLCVNVTISILKKDAYKKILIGLSIGIIALFTWRIHPFFILFLPLNLYEIVSYYIEKKWQIFFIMILPIVFADESVQMTYGLITAFCFLVLTMADRYIVRLLKLEKQNDKMRKDMQRLTKSLNENKEYIRQSEYTFKLEERNRLSQEIHDKIGHSMTGALIQMEAAKRLMEIDKVKAAELLQNAIHISKDGIESIRITLKNMKPPTEQIGIHRMKLFIDEFASKHEIQIPFVYKGNLDTISPIQWKVIGENVTEALTNAMKYAEATVISIDIHVLNKMVKVQVKDNGKGAPRMKKGLGIIGMEERTASVNGTVIVDGTSGFSVTMLLPIQ
- a CDS encoding DUF445 domain-containing protein, whose product is MSLQSKYLAGISLGVMGVGFAATIPFQGSMIGAIVQGGFEAGLVGGLADWFAVTALFRHPMGIPIPHTALLPKNRKRVTKGLISTLENEWLTKESITSKVKEMQLAQMVLQIAEREMQSDAVKKSIVTIAEKAILQIDTEKLATVIEKELKTYLYTINTGNILKVLIDQLVVQEYDEKTFDYMLVKAKEWTAQDEASYQLGSLGMKAMENIKVDGFLQFTLKSFMNIVDEEKIGNILQKFVISNISSLQNPDNSTRQLILMKIRQELINVKENEAVLQELEKWKDNWIANWAAAEKIKEMLGQVQERAAAFVKHEEFTDKYLLPFLTKQMNKIKEDPATVQKMEDWLQKQIVNLVENNHSKIGKLVQENLDKLDDKTLIEMIENNVGKDLQWIRVNGAVCGFMIGLVLEGIKALI
- a CDS encoding ABC transporter permease, translated to MNIFNIAIKEIKSDFRDIRTLVFMLAFPIVLMLILGTALTNAFNSDNLSIKNIKVLYKDEADSKFSQSFEAFIKETNKSGIHFKKVSTDVDGKEEVKQNKYAGYVEMNQNGVKLYESDRNSIEGSIIEGMLTTFVDKYNVAVEVAKVDPGKVSTVISNGNHDDYIKETSLQAAKKPGSMDYYAIAMTTMIAMYGAMGASYLIRGERLRKTGDRLIASPVSKVEIFVGKILGSLVANALCLLLVVFFSKFVYGANWGDHLGVVFLILLTEVFLAISFGLGIGYIMKTGEASKAIIMVVVQLASIFGGAYFVVEENMITNLSPLTWANTAIMKIIYANEVGAALPVISLNIGISALFLLIAIIALRRREGL
- a CDS encoding ABC transporter ATP-binding protein; the protein is MNALEIKNLTKKFGDFIAVDNMSLAIKEGEIFGFLGSNGAGKSTTINMIAGLLRSNEGEISILGKNTKKHNRFAKMNIGIVPQDIAIYEELTTYENVKFFAGLYGLRGAELKARVEEALQFVGLSDKHKSYPKNFSGGMKRRLNIACAIAHHPKLIIMDEPTVGIDPQSRNYILQSVRKLNEMGSTIIYTSHYMEEVEEICTKIAIVDHGKIIAEGTKEQLKAIITDTKDIWIEVKSVENIDVNKLKEISGVKAVQIEENVIKVNSDTGVNNLNKIVQHFINNDIEIRSLEEQAPNLETVFLTLTGRNLRDK
- a CDS encoding response regulator transcription factor, translating into MKIKVLIADDNSFIREGMKIILSTYEEFEVLETVNDGQEALDYCKKHDVDIALLDVRMPNMNGVEATKLICEETKTKPLILTTFDDDQYILEAVKNGAKGYLLKNNDPERIRDAIKGVYNGQTVMQDVVLDKIKCNLLENKEEESKIDKTLFTERELSIIALIAKGFSNKEISKQLFISEGTIANYITSILGKTGLEHRTQIAIYYLTGKVD